ACGTTGAGCAGGGGCATACCGTGTTGGTTTGGCTCTCTCGACAGGGTAATAGCTCGATCATTTGGCATAAACAGTTAGGAAACATACGATGAAAAAATGGCTAGTTTCAGCAGTTGTGGCATTAACCCTGCTAGGTTGTACTCAGAACACCGCAGGCTTGCGTATTGATGGTGCCTCTCAAACTGTGATTTTTGGTGACAACGTGTTGGCTGGGCGCTTAACGATAGCCGATATCACGACCAGTGAAGCGGATGGACGAGCGCGTGGTGTCGTTCGTTTAGTCAGTAATTACTCGGGTGACCAATACGTTCAATATCGTTTTTACTGGTATGACGAACAGGGCTTAGAGGTTAACACCAAGCAGGGACCATGGCGTCAGGCGGTGATTCGAGGAACGGAAGAGATTTCCATTTCTGAAGTGTCGGTTAACCCGAATGGTAGCCAGTTCCGAGTGCAGATTCGTCAATTGGATCAATAATTAATAGTAACTAGTTTGAGGAAACAACAATGAATAAAGGTGTGATTGCACTGCTGAGTTTGGCGGTACTTTTGGGCGGCTGTTCAAATCAAGTCAGCTATGGTGATGCTCAAGCGGTAGAAACGACCACCATTGATTTTGGTTCGACTGACCTACAAAAAATTGCCGGTGAGATGGTCGACAGCATGATGATGTCAGGGTCAGTTGCCGTGATTACTCGTGACTCGCGGCCTATTGTTTTTGTTGAACGTATCAAAAATAAAACCAGTGAACATATCGATACGGAATCTATCACTGATACAATTAGCACTAAGATGTTGAATTCTGGAAAGTTCCGCTTTGTTGACATGGACAGAGTTGAGTCGGTACGCGATCAACTGAACTTCCAAAACAACGATGAGTTAGTTAATCAAAGCACAGCGATTCAGTTCGGCAAAATGGTTGGCGCTCAATATATGCTGTACGGCAATCTGTCGAGCATCGCTAAAAACGCTGGCAGTGACAAAGACGTTTACTACAAAATGACCATGCGTTTGATGGATCTAGAAACAGGCTTGATCGAGTGGGCGGACGAGACAGAAATCCGCAAGCAAGAGTCGAAAAGTTTTCTAGGCATGTAAACTCATAACAAGGAAGAGGTGCACGATGGCAAGAATGTCTTGGGATGAAGCTACACAGCTTGACCGTTCGTTATTGTCACTTGAGCATTTCTTCTCTGCGACGCCTTCTTATGCGCAAACGCTGACCGGTGGGTTGACCAACCGATGCTGGAAAGTGGTTACGGCAGAAGGCGTGGCCTATGTTTGGCGACCAAACACACCAATTACCAAAGCGTTTTCAATCTCGCGCTTCCAAGAGTACCAAATTTTAGCGGCGATTGAGCCCAGCCATATCGCGCCCAAAGCCCGCTTGATTAACGACCAGGGTCTGCTGGTGGATTGGGTTGAAGGGCAATCCTTGACCAATGAACTCTCGTTTGATTCCCTGCTCAAAGCCATGATCAAAATTCACTCATTGGACACCAGCCGCGTCCCCGTTGCTCCGTTTAATTATACCGCTCGAGTTGATCACTACTGGATGCAGCTCAATCCACAACATCAATGTGAACCTTACCTGTCTATCTATCAACGTTGGCGCAGCGCACCTAGCTTAGCCGATGTGGGCCATACCTTATGTCACTTCGACTTGGCGGGATACAACATGGTCAAGACCGAGAGCGGCAATAAGGTTATTGATTGGGAGTATGCCGCTATTGCCGATCCAAGATTGGATTTGACTTTAAGCATCGATGTGATGGAACAAAAGCCTCTGGAAGCGGTGTATCGATATTGTCAGTTGCGTGAAATCGAAGGGGTTGATGATTGGGTGGAAGGCGTCATGGCTTGGAAGCCTCGGGCAACTATGATGGCGATGCTTTGGTATCTATTGGCTTATCAGCTTTGGGGGGATGAGCAATACTTAGTCCAAGCCCGTCAGCTAGAGCAAACATTTTGCAGTTAAGATCACTGTTTCGGCGCTAACGCCGAGATATATCAAACCACTGGCTTTTAAACCTTAGTTTTCGTGGTAGATTTAAAGCACAAGGAGCGGGGGATTTATAATGATTATTTATTTGCATGGTTTTGATTCAACCAGCCCAGGGAACCACGAGAAAGTGCTGCAATTGCAGTTCATCGACGATGACGTACGTTTCATCAACTACAGTACCTTGCATCCTAAGCACGATATGCAGCATCTGTTGAAAGAAGTACACAAGGTGATTGAACAATCAGGTGACAAACAGGCACTGATCTGTGGTGTGGGGTTAGGCGGATACTGGTCAGAGCGTATCGGCTTTCTATGCGGCATCAAACAGGTGATATTCAATCCCAATCTACACCCTGAATTGACGATGCAAGGTCGAATTGATCGGCCTGAAGAGTATGAAGACATTGCGACTAAGTGTGTGTCGGAGTTCAGAACAAAAAATAAAGGGCGCTGTTTAGTGGTATTGTCTAGAGAGGATGAGATCCATGACAATCACAAAACCGCAGCAGAGCTTGAAGACTACTACGATATCATTTGGGATGAGACTCAAACCCATAAATTCAAAAAGATATCGCAACATCTGCAAACGATGAAAGCGTTCAAAAACAGCTAAGTCGATACTCAATGACAACCGAAAAGCGACATTTTACCAAATGTCGTTTTTTTTGTTGTTAGTGATTCCAACCATTAAATAGTTCAGTGATAAACGTAATCTTTGGTTGCGTACGCTGGTTTGACCTATATAATGTCTTCACTACAAATTTTTTGATAAATATCAAAAAAAATTGAGAGCAAGAAAAACTTGCCCATACAGTTTACTAACACAAATGTTAGTTTTGAGTGACTCACTCTTTTATCCAAGACGCGTATCGATCATCGAATCTCTAGGCTGACACCTGGCACGGAAACGCTCCTCAGGTGACCCCAAAAATTAAGAATTCCATCAAAGCGACCTGTCGTTTTGAGTCAATTTAAAATTAGTTTTGAGGAAAATGCTGTGACACGAATTATCGTAGTAGGCGGCGGTGCAGGCGGTCTTGAGCTTGTCACCAAACTGGGACGTACATTGGGCCGCAAGGGGCGCGCGAAAGTCACCTTAGTGGATCGCAAGGCAAGCCACTTATGGAAGCCACTGCTGCACGAAGTGGCGACTGGTTCACTGGATGAAGGGGTTGATGCACTGAGTTATCGAGCACATGCGAAAAACCACCACTTTGATTTTCAAATGGGCAGCCTCCAAGATATCGACCGTGAGCGTAAAGTCATTAAGCTGCATGAGCTGAAAGACGATCACGGCGAATTACTGATGCCAAGCCGAGAGCTTGAATACGACATTCTCGTGATGGCAATTGGCTCAACATCCAACGATTTTAATACTCCAGGTGTGCGAGAGCACTGCATTTTCCTTGATAGCCCAGAGCAAGCGCACCGTTTCCGCACTGAAATGAACAACCAGTTCCTTAAGCTACACGCTAAGAATGGTAATGGCGCGGTTGACATTGCGATCGTTGGCGCAGGTGCGACAGGCGTTGAGCTTTCCGCTGAGCTGCACAATGCAGTCAAAGAGCTGCGCACTTACGGCTTTGGCGACCTAGACTCGAGTAAACTGAATGTAAACTTAGTGGAAGCGGGTGAGCGCATTCTCCCTGCATTACCTCCGCGTATTTCCGGTGCCGCGCACCAAGAGCTCACTAAGTTAGGTGTGAATGTACGCACCGCGACCATGGTGACCAAAGCGGAAGCCGATGGCCTAGTAACCAAAGATGGGGATAAGATTCCAGCGCAAATTATGGTTTGGGCTGCGGGCATTAAAGCGCCTGATTTTATTAAAGATTTAGCAGGGCTTGAAACTAACCGTATCAACCAGTTGGTGGTGAAAGAGACATTACAAACCACGCGCGATGACGATATTTTTGTTATCGGCGATCTGGCGCAGTGCACCCAAGCAGACGGAAGCTTTGTGCCACCGCGTGCGCAAGCGGCACATCAAATGGCGAGTCGAGCCTTTGCTAACATCGTTGCCAAACTAAACGGCCGTGAACTCAAACCTTATGTCTATAAAGACAAGGGGTCGTTAGTGTCACTAAGCCGCTTCTCGACAGTGGGTAGCTTGATGGGCAACCTGACTAAAGGCTCGATGATGGTTGAAGGCCGCATTGCTCGAGTGGTGTACATCTCGTTGTATCGCTTACACCAAATGGCGTTGCACGGTGTGTTTAAGACTGCATTGATTATTCTGATGGGGCGGATTAACCGCGTGTTGCGTCCTAACCTAAAACTTCACTAATCATGCTATACCACACAACAAAAAGAGCGCTTCGGCGCTCTTTTCAATTATGGCGTGATGGAGTAAACCATGCCTGTCTTGGGTTTGCCTGCAAATAGAAACCGATTTTTCGCCCGGCACTCAAATTGAGCACCACACGCTTCGATCAATTTTTGGCTCGCGACATTTTCTGGATCGCAGACAATCTCGATTCGAGTCAGTTTGAGCTGAGCAAAACAGAACTCGCTCAGCGCTAGCACCGCTTTTTTGGCATACCCTTTGCGTTGCGCCCGGTCGCTAATCCAATACCCAATACTCGCCATGTTGAAAGTATGATAGAGCTCATTAATAGCCACCATTCCGACTAGTTGTCTGGATGAGCGGCAGAATATGCCAAACCCATAAGCTTCGCCTTTGACCCAGTTGAGCCGAGTGGCGAGTATAAATCGCTCGGCGTCATCGCTGGAAAACTGGTCGTGGCACCAATCAACCCATTGATGCAAACTGGGAGATTGAGTAACACACTGTTGCAGCTCAGCGCTCTCTTCGCTGTCAATCAAGCGCAAAACTAGCTCAGGAGTAATGATTTGATAGTCTGGGCTCATAAGATAAAAAGCCCTCACAGAGAGGGCTATCGATTATTGATTAACTCGACGGACTTGGATGATCATCCCCATTAGAGGGTGATCGAGGTAATGAGTTTCGGTACTGCGCATTCGGCGTTTTTGGTCTAATCGGTAGCTCTTCAAAAACTCTTGCTTAACGATGGTGGGTGAAATTTCTTCCATCAAGCCGACTTGTGTCACTGAATCTGTGGCCAAGGTTGTGCTCTCTGACGCTGCCGCTTCAGACAACTCTGGTTCACGCTCTTGTAAGGTTACGTTGCGAACACTCGGGTGTTTTAAATCAATCTCAACATCCGCATACAGATAGTGCTCAACGTAGATCTGCAACTTACCGTCCAGTTCATAAAGCGGTTTAGGGATGCTCTCTTCAGTGACCCCATCAATGACCTGACTGGCGTTACTGCCTCGCATTGAGCCGTCAGCATTAAACTGACTTGAGTAGTCTTTTCCTGCTTGAACATGGAACGTCGGCGCGCCGAAGCGACCTTGATCGCCTTGACGCCACGCTTTGTGCATCAAGACTTGAAAGCCGGCGTGTTGATTGAGCTTTTGCACTTCGCCGTTCAATTGGTACTCAGAATAGGGCAACATTTGCACCCCTTTGCTGGTACGGAAACTGGCATCAGCAAAAGAGCCCGCACGCTCAATATCAATCGCTGGTAAACGGTTTGGCCAAGACTCAGAGGTTTGCTCGGCCTCGACCGCTCGCTTAAAAATGATCACTTCGATATCGAATTGACGCTGCGCCATTGAAGGCATTGCAATAAACAGTAGCAACAGCGGGATCAGTTTCTTCATTACAACTCCATGATAAAGGTGATAGCCACCTTTGGTTTAATTAAGAGACGTTTAAGCCTTAGGCAATAGATTTTGCTGGAACTCGGCCAACATGTCATTCACAAACTGAATTCTTTTGCGTCTATCGACTAATGGTATCGTAAACTTGAACTTAGTGGGGCCATCCATAGCGAATTTTTGTGGCTGAGACTGCAATAGTTTAACCAAATACATCGGGTTAATGTCAGCATCTGGATAGAATTCGATGTAGCCGCCTTTGTCGTGCGCTTCCACCTTCTTCACTTTCAACCTTGCCGCAGTCAGCTTCAATTCAGCGACAGACAGTAGGTTTTTCGCTGCATCTGGCAGCAATCCGAAACGGTCAATCAACTCGATTTTGAGTTCGCTCAACTCTTCGCTACTGCTTACGCTGGCGATTTGTTTGTACATCGACAATCGGGTGTTAATGTCAGGAATGTAGTCATCTGGGAGTAGCGCGGGGAGGCGCATCTCGACTTCGGTTTGCTCGCGTAGCAGCTCATCCAAAGAAGGCTCTTTGCCTTCTTTGAGCGCTTCAACGGCTTGCTCGAGCATTTCCATGTAAAGCGTAAAGCCTACCGATTGAATCTGTCCGCTCTGTTCATCTCCCAGCAGTTCACCGGCTCCGCGAATCTCGAGATCGTGCGTTGCTAGGGTAAAGCCTGCACCCAAGTCTTCAAGCGAGGCAATCGCATCAAGGCGCTTAATCGCGTCTTTGGTCATCGCTTTAGGGTGTGGGGTCAGCAAATAGGCATACGCTTGGTGGTGCGAGCGACCCACGCGGCCGCGCAACTGATGCAATTGCGCCAAACCTAAGTTATCTGCTCGGTCCATAATAATGGTGTTGGCGGTAGGGACATCAATACCGGTTTCGATGATGGTGGTACAGACGAGCAAGTTGAAACGTTGATGATAGAAATCGTTCATGATCCGCTCCAACTCACGCTCGCGCATTTGACCGTGAGCGACGGTAATCCTTGCCTCTGGGATCAGTTTTTCAAGGTCAGCGGCGACTTTTTCTATGGTTTCTACTTGGTTATGTAAGAAGTACACCTGACCGCCGCGCATGATTTCTCGAAGCACAGCCTCGCGAACCACGGCATCATCACGTTGACGAACAAAGGTTTTGATCGCCAAACGACGTGCTGGTGGCGTCGCGATGATCGACAAATCGCGCATACCACTCATGGCCATGTTTAGCGTTCGCGGGATAGGGGTGGCGGTGAGAGTCAGAATATCCACATCAGCGCGCATCGCTTTCATTTTTTCTTTTTGACGTACGCCAAATCGATGTTCCTCATCGACGATCAACAGCCCAAGGTCGTGGAATTTGATGTCGTTGGATAGCAGTTTATGTGTCCCAACCACCAAGTCGACTTTGCCGTCTTCGATGTCTTGCAGTATCTGTTTTTGCTCTTTAGCCGTTTTAAAGCGTGATAGTACCTCGACACGGATAGGTAGATTGGCGAAGCGATCACGGAAGTTTTCAAAATGCTGCTGAGCGAGCAAGGTAGTCGGTACCAATACGGCGACTTGTTTTCCATTGTCGGTGGCCACGAAGGCTGCACGCATCGCGACCTCAGTTTTGCCAAAGCCAACATCACCACAAACCAGTCTATCCATCGCCTTAGCTTGGCACATGTCAGACATCACAGCGTTGATGGCCATTGACTGGTCATCGGTCTCTTCAAACGGGAAACCAGCCTTAAATGTGGCGTATTGATCGCGATCGAGTGCAAACTTGTATCCAGGCTTGAGCTCACGTTTCGCGTAAACATCGAGCAGTTCGGCGGCGACATCGCGCACTTTTTCCGCGGCTTTACGTCGTGCTTTTGCCCAGGCTTCTCCGCCTAATTTGTGCAGCGGTGCGCCATCCTCTGCGCCGCCTGAGTAGCGACTGATTAGATTTAACGATGCCACTGGTACGTAAAGTTTGGCGTCGTTTTGATATTCGAGCGTCACATACTCTGTGGTCATTCCGCCCGCTTCAAGGGTTTGTAAACCGACGTATCGACCGATACCGTGGTCGATATGAACCACGGGTTGACCTGGTTTTAGCTCGGCAAGGTTACGGATAACTGCGTCACTGTTGGTGCTCTTACGGTCTTTGCGGCGGCGCTGAATAACGCGATCGCCAAGCAAGTCACTTTCACAAATCAGTGCAACCTGGTTGTCGGCGAAGATAAAGCCGTGTTCCGCCGCGCCCAATACCAAACTGAACTTTTGCTGGCTTGCGAGCGCATCAGCAAACGTAGCGGCTGATTCGGGTCTTAGCTTGATTCGCTGTAACAGTTCTAACAGCGCTTCGCGGCGACCTTCAGACTCGACCGAAAAAACGATTTTGCCGGCAAAACTTTCACTAAACTGACGTAAAGCCGCCATCGGTTCTTTGTTTTGGTGCTGAACCGCAAGCTCAGGAAGAGCGTTAAGCGCGGCGTTGCTGCGGCCTTGCTTTTCACCAATTGACTCGGTAAACAGCGCATTCTGCGGCAATTGCTTGAAGTGGCTAAACAGCTCATCCTTTTTTAGCCACAGCTCTTCAGGGGGCAGCAGAGGACGCAGTGGATCCACTTTACGCTGATCGTAACGATACTCGACATCAGCGAGAAAAGTATCAATCGCTGATTCGATTTCTCCAACCGTGATTAACTGAGTCTGCTCTGGGATGTAGTCAAACAGGGTTTCTGTACGCTCAAAAAACAGCGGCTGCCAATACTCAATACCTGATGGCCAAGTCCCTTTAGAGACTTGCATGTAGACAGACTCAGGCTCGCGACGCGCCTCAAAGCGCTGACGCCAACGAATGCGAAAGTCTTCGATGGCCGATTCACTGGTGGGAAACTCATGAGCAGGCAGTAAGCGTATCTCTTGGGTATCCTCGATTGAACGTTGATTCTCGGGATCGAAGGTACGAATCGTATCAATTTCGTCATCAAAAAAGTCGATACGATATGGGCTGCTTGCCCCCATTGGGTAGAGATCGAGAATGGAGCCACGGCTGGCGTATTCACCAGGGCCAAACACTTGATCGACATGACGATAGCCAGATTTTTCAAGCTGGATGCGCAGCTTTTCTAGCGAGAACAAATCGCCCACTTTGACCATTAAGGTGTGTTGGAGCAAAAACTCACGCGGCGATTGACGTTGCAGCAAAGTACTAATGGGAACAATGGTGATGCCGTCCGTTAGCGTGGGTAATTGGTACAAACGGGCGATGCGGTCAGAGATAATCTCTTGATGCGGCGAGAAGTTGTCGTAGGGTAATGTTTCCCAATCAGGAAACAGCGCCACTTCTTGCTGGGTGAATTGTTCGATTTCTTGTTGCAACTTGAGTGCAGTTTGCGGGTCGGGCACCGCTAACAGAGTATGTGCACTGTGTTTGTTGGCAAGCTCAGCAATGGCCAAAGCCAGCCCCGCCCCACGAAGGTTGCCAAATTGTTTTTTGTCTCCAGCGCCGCTGGCGGCAGTGAGATTGAGTAGTGAAGTATTGGGCATAACGTATTTATCTGTCTCGCTCCAGAGAGCGCTGACGAAGCAATTTTTGTTGTTGAAATAAGGCCGCTTTAATCAGTAAGTCTTGGTCGACGTCTCGCAGCAGGTCGTATTTGATTGTGATGAGTTGCGTATCTTCATTCTCTTCGACTTTGACCACGTGACCATAGCAGTAGATTGCGGCTGCGGGGTGGTCGAGGAACATTTTTACTCGCACCTTAGTGTCGAGTGCCAGCACATTTGGTGACATGTATGTAAACTGACTCGCTCCGAACGCGTGGGTTTTAAAGCGTAACTGTTCATCGTCTTGTTGCGAGAGCATAAATGTCAGCAGTAAGTTGAGCTTAGAGTTTTGCGTATCAAGCAATTGGATCACGTGCTTAAACTCGCTGTTTTTCAACTCATTACGTGCGCTATCGTTGACCAGATCAAGGTGGCTGAACTCGCTGGCAACAATAAAAGGTGCCGGAATCTCGCTTTCAAACTTTTCGATGCCGGGCAGTACGCTCGCCTGAGGCAAGGGCTCGACGTTGACAGTCATGGTGTGATTGACAGTAAAAAACTCTTGGTCAGACATGCTTGATTCCTTCTGCTTATAGCATTGATTATCGTTATAGCTGTCAAGTAATCAAGCTATCCCTTTGTTTATGCCATATTTTAACGACTAATTGGCAATTAAACACTACAAGTGTCTGGAATTAATCGGTACAGTAAAGCCCATTATTACGTGTTATGACTGGGTATTGGGTTTCCACTATGTTTCATCCTGTCTCCACCTTTATCGGCTTACGCTATTTGCGTGGGCGATCCGGTGATAGA
The sequence above is drawn from the Vibrio sinaloensis genome and encodes:
- a CDS encoding phosphotransferase; translated protein: MARMSWDEATQLDRSLLSLEHFFSATPSYAQTLTGGLTNRCWKVVTAEGVAYVWRPNTPITKAFSISRFQEYQILAAIEPSHIAPKARLINDQGLLVDWVEGQSLTNELSFDSLLKAMIKIHSLDTSRVPVAPFNYTARVDHYWMQLNPQHQCEPYLSIYQRWRSAPSLADVGHTLCHFDLAGYNMVKTESGNKVIDWEYAAIADPRLDLTLSIDVMEQKPLEAVYRYCQLREIEGVDDWVEGVMAWKPRATMMAMLWYLLAYQLWGDEQYLVQARQLEQTFCS
- the ycfP gene encoding alpha/beta hydrolase YcfP is translated as MIIYLHGFDSTSPGNHEKVLQLQFIDDDVRFINYSTLHPKHDMQHLLKEVHKVIEQSGDKQALICGVGLGGYWSERIGFLCGIKQVIFNPNLHPELTMQGRIDRPEEYEDIATKCVSEFRTKNKGRCLVVLSREDEIHDNHKTAAELEDYYDIIWDETQTHKFKKISQHLQTMKAFKNS
- a CDS encoding YcfL family protein, coding for MKKWLVSAVVALTLLGCTQNTAGLRIDGASQTVIFGDNVLAGRLTIADITTSEADGRARGVVRLVSNYSGDQYVQYRFYWYDEQGLEVNTKQGPWRQAVIRGTEEISISEVSVNPNGSQFRVQIRQLDQ
- a CDS encoding NAD(P)/FAD-dependent oxidoreductase, coding for MTRIIVVGGGAGGLELVTKLGRTLGRKGRAKVTLVDRKASHLWKPLLHEVATGSLDEGVDALSYRAHAKNHHFDFQMGSLQDIDRERKVIKLHELKDDHGELLMPSRELEYDILVMAIGSTSNDFNTPGVREHCIFLDSPEQAHRFRTEMNNQFLKLHAKNGNGAVDIAIVGAGATGVELSAELHNAVKELRTYGFGDLDSSKLNVNLVEAGERILPALPPRISGAAHQELTKLGVNVRTATMVTKAEADGLVTKDGDKIPAQIMVWAAGIKAPDFIKDLAGLETNRINQLVVKETLQTTRDDDIFVIGDLAQCTQADGSFVPPRAQAAHQMASRAFANIVAKLNGRELKPYVYKDKGSLVSLSRFSTVGSLMGNLTKGSMMVEGRIARVVYISLYRLHQMALHGVFKTALIILMGRINRVLRPNLKLH
- a CDS encoding peptidoglycan binding protein CsiV, whose translation is MKKLIPLLLLFIAMPSMAQRQFDIEVIIFKRAVEAEQTSESWPNRLPAIDIERAGSFADASFRTSKGVQMLPYSEYQLNGEVQKLNQHAGFQVLMHKAWRQGDQGRFGAPTFHVQAGKDYSSQFNADGSMRGSNASQVIDGVTEESIPKPLYELDGKLQIYVEHYLYADVEIDLKHPSVRNVTLQEREPELSEAAASESTTLATDSVTQVGLMEEISPTIVKQEFLKSYRLDQKRRMRSTETHYLDHPLMGMIIQVRRVNQ
- the mfd gene encoding transcription-repair coupling factor codes for the protein MPNTSLLNLTAASGAGDKKQFGNLRGAGLALAIAELANKHSAHTLLAVPDPQTALKLQQEIEQFTQQEVALFPDWETLPYDNFSPHQEIISDRIARLYQLPTLTDGITIVPISTLLQRQSPREFLLQHTLMVKVGDLFSLEKLRIQLEKSGYRHVDQVFGPGEYASRGSILDLYPMGASSPYRIDFFDDEIDTIRTFDPENQRSIEDTQEIRLLPAHEFPTSESAIEDFRIRWRQRFEARREPESVYMQVSKGTWPSGIEYWQPLFFERTETLFDYIPEQTQLITVGEIESAIDTFLADVEYRYDQRKVDPLRPLLPPEELWLKKDELFSHFKQLPQNALFTESIGEKQGRSNAALNALPELAVQHQNKEPMAALRQFSESFAGKIVFSVESEGRREALLELLQRIKLRPESAATFADALASQQKFSLVLGAAEHGFIFADNQVALICESDLLGDRVIQRRRKDRKSTNSDAVIRNLAELKPGQPVVHIDHGIGRYVGLQTLEAGGMTTEYVTLEYQNDAKLYVPVASLNLISRYSGGAEDGAPLHKLGGEAWAKARRKAAEKVRDVAAELLDVYAKRELKPGYKFALDRDQYATFKAGFPFEETDDQSMAINAVMSDMCQAKAMDRLVCGDVGFGKTEVAMRAAFVATDNGKQVAVLVPTTLLAQQHFENFRDRFANLPIRVEVLSRFKTAKEQKQILQDIEDGKVDLVVGTHKLLSNDIKFHDLGLLIVDEEHRFGVRQKEKMKAMRADVDILTLTATPIPRTLNMAMSGMRDLSIIATPPARRLAIKTFVRQRDDAVVREAVLREIMRGGQVYFLHNQVETIEKVAADLEKLIPEARITVAHGQMRERELERIMNDFYHQRFNLLVCTTIIETGIDVPTANTIIMDRADNLGLAQLHQLRGRVGRSHHQAYAYLLTPHPKAMTKDAIKRLDAIASLEDLGAGFTLATHDLEIRGAGELLGDEQSGQIQSVGFTLYMEMLEQAVEALKEGKEPSLDELLREQTEVEMRLPALLPDDYIPDINTRLSMYKQIASVSSSEELSELKIELIDRFGLLPDAAKNLLSVAELKLTAARLKVKKVEAHDKGGYIEFYPDADINPMYLVKLLQSQPQKFAMDGPTKFKFTIPLVDRRKRIQFVNDMLAEFQQNLLPKA
- a CDS encoding GNAT family N-acetyltransferase yields the protein MSPDYQIITPELVLRLIDSEESAELQQCVTQSPSLHQWVDWCHDQFSSDDAERFILATRLNWVKGEAYGFGIFCRSSRQLVGMVAINELYHTFNMASIGYWISDRAQRKGYAKKAVLALSEFCFAQLKLTRIEIVCDPENVASQKLIEACGAQFECRAKNRFLFAGKPKTGMVYSITP
- the lpoB gene encoding penicillin-binding protein activator LpoB translates to MNKGVIALLSLAVLLGGCSNQVSYGDAQAVETTTIDFGSTDLQKIAGEMVDSMMMSGSVAVITRDSRPIVFVERIKNKTSEHIDTESITDTISTKMLNSGKFRFVDMDRVESVRDQLNFQNNDELVNQSTAIQFGKMVGAQYMLYGNLSSIAKNAGSDKDVYYKMTMRLMDLETGLIEWADETEIRKQESKSFLGM
- a CDS encoding PilZ domain-containing protein, with translation MSDQEFFTVNHTMTVNVEPLPQASVLPGIEKFESEIPAPFIVASEFSHLDLVNDSARNELKNSEFKHVIQLLDTQNSKLNLLLTFMLSQQDDEQLRFKTHAFGASQFTYMSPNVLALDTKVRVKMFLDHPAAAIYCYGHVVKVEENEDTQLITIKYDLLRDVDQDLLIKAALFQQQKLLRQRSLERDR